From a single Brassica oleracea var. oleracea cultivar TO1000 chromosome C5, BOL, whole genome shotgun sequence genomic region:
- the LOC106295153 gene encoding uncharacterized protein LOC106295153 isoform X1, whose translation MACKTILRSVLISESRRASAASRCFFIPPSLSASGPVPGLFPAPKSLSFNNFASLPDRRLPRLNCTLSNDQSEQGPPQEAVLKAISEVSKTDGRVGKTTNMIIGGTVADDSAQDWLELDQKVNTYPTDRGFTAIGTGGDDFVHAMVVAVESVIERQIPEDCVKQTLSSKGKYVSVNIGPIRVVSSEQVQAVYNAMRRDERMKYFL comes from the exons ATGGCTTGCAAAACGATCTTACGCTCCGTTTTAATATCGGAATCACGTCGGGCTTCCGCCGCAAGCAGATGCTTCTTCATCCCTCCTTCTCTCTCCGCGTCTGGTCCCGTCCCTGGTTTGTTCCCAGCGCCAAAGAGTCTAAGTTTCAATAATTTTGCCTCCCTCCCCGACCGCCGCCTCCCTCGTCTCAATTGCACTCTCAGTAACGACCAATCCGAGCAAGGTCCGCCTCAAGAAGCTGTCCTCAAGGCCATTTCAG AAGTGTCAAAGACTGATGGGAGGGTTGGCAAAACTACTAACATGATTATCGGAGGCACTGTGGCTGATGATTCTGCCCAAGACTGGCTCGAACTTGACCAAAAG GTGAATACTTACCCAACAGATAGAGGGTTTACTGCAATCGGGACTGGTGGCGATGACTTTGTGCATGCTATGGTTGTTGCTGTTGAATCTGTTATTGAACGTCAAATTCCTGAG GATTGTGTAAAGCAGACATTATCAAGCAAAGGCAAATATGTGTCGGTGAATATTGGCCCTATTCGAGTTGTCTCTAGCGAACAG GTACAAGCCGTGTATAATGCAATGAGGAGAGACGAAAGAATGAAATATTTCTTGTAG
- the LOC106295153 gene encoding uncharacterized protein LOC106295153 isoform X2 — protein MACKTILRSVLISESRRASAASRCFFIPPSLSASGPVPGLFPAPKSLSFNNFASLPDRRLPRLNCTLSNDQSEQGPPQEAVLKAISVSKTDGRVGKTTNMIIGGTVADDSAQDWLELDQKVNTYPTDRGFTAIGTGGDDFVHAMVVAVESVIERQIPEDCVKQTLSSKGKYVSVNIGPIRVVSSEQVQAVYNAMRRDERMKYFL, from the exons ATGGCTTGCAAAACGATCTTACGCTCCGTTTTAATATCGGAATCACGTCGGGCTTCCGCCGCAAGCAGATGCTTCTTCATCCCTCCTTCTCTCTCCGCGTCTGGTCCCGTCCCTGGTTTGTTCCCAGCGCCAAAGAGTCTAAGTTTCAATAATTTTGCCTCCCTCCCCGACCGCCGCCTCCCTCGTCTCAATTGCACTCTCAGTAACGACCAATCCGAGCAAGGTCCGCCTCAAGAAGCTGTCCTCAAGGCCATTTCAG TGTCAAAGACTGATGGGAGGGTTGGCAAAACTACTAACATGATTATCGGAGGCACTGTGGCTGATGATTCTGCCCAAGACTGGCTCGAACTTGACCAAAAG GTGAATACTTACCCAACAGATAGAGGGTTTACTGCAATCGGGACTGGTGGCGATGACTTTGTGCATGCTATGGTTGTTGCTGTTGAATCTGTTATTGAACGTCAAATTCCTGAG GATTGTGTAAAGCAGACATTATCAAGCAAAGGCAAATATGTGTCGGTGAATATTGGCCCTATTCGAGTTGTCTCTAGCGAACAG GTACAAGCCGTGTATAATGCAATGAGGAGAGACGAAAGAATGAAATATTTCTTGTAG